The Caballeronia sp. SL2Y3 genome includes a window with the following:
- a CDS encoding NAD-dependent epimerase/dehydratase family protein: MNALITGGFGFIGSHLANYLVSEGWHVKIVDIEGAVPCIPLPPENVTTIYGKYFDPVVMQNSLVDVDVCFHLASSVGPANSNDKVTFDIETNLIGTIQLLEAMRQSGVGRIVYLSSGGTVYGGPHSVPITEDMHGAPSCSYGIVKKTVEHYLSLYQKLHDLEYNVIRLANPYGVGQRLHANQGVIANFIGKILSNAPLEIWGDGSVVRDYVYIADVIRAIGIAATSEARNDVFNIGSGVGLSLAQIVDLLKNECGLDFQVNYTPSRKVDQPINVLDISKAKQRLGWSPKVSITEGIGRTLEWARKQTQVLQSR; the protein is encoded by the coding sequence ATGAACGCACTCATTACGGGCGGATTCGGCTTCATCGGCTCTCATCTGGCTAACTATCTGGTCTCTGAGGGCTGGCACGTCAAGATCGTCGATATCGAGGGAGCGGTGCCCTGTATTCCGCTTCCACCCGAGAACGTCACGACGATCTACGGCAAGTATTTCGATCCCGTCGTGATGCAGAACTCCCTCGTCGATGTCGATGTCTGTTTCCATCTGGCATCGAGTGTCGGCCCGGCGAACTCGAACGACAAGGTGACGTTCGACATCGAGACGAACCTCATCGGGACCATCCAATTGCTCGAAGCCATGCGCCAATCTGGCGTGGGGCGCATCGTGTACCTTTCCTCGGGCGGAACCGTCTACGGCGGCCCGCACTCCGTCCCGATCACCGAGGACATGCACGGCGCTCCCTCGTGCTCTTACGGTATCGTCAAAAAGACCGTCGAGCATTATCTGTCGCTGTATCAAAAGCTCCACGACCTCGAATACAACGTCATTCGCCTTGCGAATCCCTATGGCGTCGGGCAGCGCCTGCACGCCAATCAGGGCGTGATTGCGAATTTCATCGGCAAGATACTCTCGAACGCCCCGCTGGAGATATGGGGTGACGGTTCCGTGGTGCGGGATTATGTGTATATCGCCGATGTGATCAGAGCGATCGGGATAGCCGCCACGAGCGAAGCGCGCAACGACGTCTTCAACATCGGTTCCGGTGTTGGTCTTAGCCTCGCGCAAATCGTTGATCTGCTCAAGAACGAGTGTGGCCTCGACTTCCAGGTCAACTACACGCCGTCGCGCAAGGTCGATCAGCCCATCAATGTCCTGGATATTTCGAAAGCGAAGCAGCGCCTGGGATGGTCTCCGAAGGTTTCCATCACGGAGGGCATTGGCCGCACGCTGGAATGGGCCAGAAAGCAGACGCAAGTCTTGCAGAGTCGCTGA